CTAACAGAGCATATACTCCCAAGATACCAGTtgtaattttgaaaatataaattGCAACCTTTGTTTTCCCAATAACCCACGTGTTTCTGCTAATCTACTTGTTTCCTTCTCTCCCCATCTCTTTCCCAGAAATTAAAGGTGCCATGGATTTGAAGCTTGTAAGTTCATTTTCGTCGCTTCGGGAAATCCAGGTACACCATAATAACAATATAGATACATTacaaatatattatatatacatCTAAAATGTATTAAAAATACATCagtccaagataaaaacaaaaTTAGAGTAATCAATCCCAAATTCCAATTCACGCAAAACTCACATTTTTTCATTGCTAGCATATTACAGTAAAATTAAGATTCTCAATTTAGATACAACAAAAGTGTTGGTTAGGTACATCAAAACCCTTGTTGGGTACATCAAACTTTTAGTACGGATACATTAATAATTAGTTAGGTGCATCAAACACCAAGCAAAGAccatttgaggagagagaaatatgaGTCTATTTTTGTATTCAAACacatcaaattaaataaatcaACTATGGCAAAGAAAGACGATGATACAACGAGATATATTGGACACCATTTCAAACTGCAGCAGACCCATAAAGAATTATGGTGCGGTAAAAATTAATGAAATCTCGAACAAAAGAAAGGTGAAAAATAAGGGGAAGCTGAAGCTGGGGAAAATGAAGTGACGTGGGAGATGAGAAGATGGGGAAGATGAAGTGACGTGGGATGTGGGAAGCTGGACACCTGTATCTTTTATTTGGTTtttgtaaaatattaaaatacccGCAATTCTGATTGTGCCTTTAATGAAGCATGGATGATACGAGCCGTTAGATCAGTTTAATCCAATGGTTGAGACAATTTCTCACGCTTCTCACATAATTTACCCTTCTCACGTGAGCCtaaacctatatatatatatatatatatatatatatatatatatatatatatatatatatatatataatatatatatatatatatatatatatatatatctcatGAATTATGTGTTAGTTTGGTGTACAATTAAGGTGCTATGTGAAATTAATAAACTAAACTAGGGTCGAAATAACATCAAAATAAACTTGCTAAATGTCAAGAACATGAAttgaaataaaaatttaaaatgtaaCAATTTGCGCTGCATAAACATCCATGCGATAGAAGTTCTAGCGTAGGTAGGTCCGCGCTATAAAAATTCTTGCATAGCTTAGTTATGCACTAGAAATTTGTAGAGCACAATCCACATATTTTTGTGAAATTCTACGTATTtcgaataaattaaaaaaacttaCCTAAACTTTCGTGCAATTGATCAATGCAAATTCATTCTTGTGTAATGCATATCTATCTTAGATTGTCCTTTAAAACAAATAATAGTGTGCCGAAGGTATCCTCGCGAGATTTGTCCAACAAAAATTGATcccaaaatttaataaaaagaaaagtagTCTCCACAAATTGACCCAAACGCAATTATGCACAAATCAAATTTTGTGCCTAAATGTTTAATATTTAATTGCAAGAATGCTTAAATAATGGCCTAATTCAGTaaacaaaatatgaaactaTAAATTCattctaaaatgtaaaattaaatcaATGAGTAATGAGTATGCGCTAGAAAATTATAGCGCCATGCTTGACTGTGCTGGAAAATTTCTGACGTAAAGCTTGTGTTGCGCAAGAAAATTTTAGCAAACCTTGGCTCGTTTTGAACTGAAATTTTTAAAATATGCTTAATTCTCAAGCTTTAGGATTGATAGttgttttaaatatttaatgaaGTACTATACATCCCTATGCTGGATATAAACAAAATTCTTACCAAATTACTCGTCATAATCCAAAAATTGCTGAATAATTTTGAGGCAAAGTTCCAGGCAAGTCGAGTCAAAAAACTCCTTTGTCGAGTCTTTTACCCTTAGAAGTGTCGTCCTTTAGGTTTTTCATGTCCGTAAAAGATTACATCCACCTAAACCCATCACCGTCTAGGTTTGTGACCTAGAGTGAATCATGGAACAATCTATCACTAGAGTTCTCATGCACCTAGAAGGATAGAATTACCTCCCTAAATATTCTTCACACACTTATGGCATGTTTGGTAGATGATAATAAAGTAATGGGAATGACATATTGTAATAGGTAACGGTAATGAAGGAATGCACATGAGATTTGCTATTTGAAATgtgtttttttaatatattaaaaaaGAATGGTaatgaaaggaaaaaaaatcatattttatctTTGGTATGCATTAATGGAAATACAATTAACATATATGTTCCTTCTTATTGTGGCATCCACCGTCATGTAATAAACAAATGTTTTGATGAAAATATGAGAAACTTAACCATCATAATCAAATTGATTGCAAACATGTGGCTTACACCAGATGCTTTTAACatgggagagagaaagaagaacaaaaaggtaAAAAAGGAAGTGTGTGAACGTATATTACATTATCAAGAGGAATAATGCATTATCATTCCACTCTAATACCAGGTTCTATCTGGTAATGAAAATGTGATAGAAGAAAATTTTTATTACCAGATTTCATTCTTTGACATACCATTGAAGAATGTCAAACGACCAAAACTTGGTAAGGAAATTTACATTATCATTACCACCCTTCTATTACTGCTTACCAAACGGGTCATACGTACTTCTCATTTTGGATTTCCATATTTGTGGGGGAATAATGAGATAAACAAAGCGATATTTTAGTGTTATTGATTTACATACTCATAGTGAATAAGCATTGACATATACTTgaacatacaaatacaataccaTGATTCTAAGGCCTCTAATAAGGCTTTCGGTTATCCTTGAAATCAAACTTAAAGAGAAGCAATTTGATTAAACATTCTCGAAGGTAGATGCCTATCTATCTTCAGGCTCGCTACACAGATTTTCAATCGCACTGAAAAATGAACATCATCTTCACTGTTCACCTTGGCTAGCATTTGTCACGACTTCTTCTGTGGTAGTGCCAATGAAATCATTAGCCTTCTTCACATCTACAGATGAGTATCGTTCAATTTGATCCTGCGTACAAAATACTATGATATATTTAGATAACATTAATAGTTTATAGGAATATATGATGATGTTTAGAAAGCACAATGTCATTTGTTTCAGTAATATTCACCCTTGTGAGTTGTGCATTTATATACATCATATGAAGATAGAACATAAGGGAATAACGAGGAATATTTACCTTGTAGACAATGCCTAGTTTCTCTAACTTGTGAATAGCATCATCTACATCAAAATTACATTGCTCGTTAAATTTCTCGGATATCAACTCCTCACATTTATGATCAAGGTCCTGTTTTAACGATCCATCCATGTTGAGATTTAGCCAAGTAAGAATCTTGTTAACTTGTACAAATGATTATAAAATAGAAGACAATGATAGTGATAACATTCTTACCTGACAAGTAAATTTACCGTATTTCATCAATACGAAGAATGCAATAATCACCTCTTTAACCTGTATAAACAATAAGGCCATtcaaattttttgaatattaagAGCTATGTGTGTGCCTGTAATTCTatatttgataaaaaaaaataattatacaaAATTTTATGTAAGGCGCTCAgacacaaaagaccaccttaCAATTGGGTTAGATTTCTAATTTTTGTGGGACAATGCACGCGGATATGGTTCACGAATTTTATGTCCGGGTTgaataaaaacttatttttcacCACATTTTTTCTCCCATCAATTGAATTTGGCTTTCTCTCCCTCCACCTCAAACTATAAACTGTAAGCCGGATGTAAATTGTAAGCCAGATAAACTTACTTCTTGTTGAATCACATCATCACATAGGTGTAGTAGAGTTCCTCTTCCACTATCCAATTGTTTGTCATACATGGACCGTGTGATTAAACTCTGATAGTCTTTCAAATTTTTCTGAAACCTGAGAGCATTGCTTTAGAAAATGAATACACAATAACGGTATAAGAAAACACATACATAGTATTCCTTTGGATATGATATAGGTTGTTGTCTTAAGATAAGGCTTTCTAGTTTTGTTGAATCCTGAGCTCCTCTTACATCATAAAAGTATACTTTATATGCATAAAAAAGAAAACGCCGAATTAGGAATTTTGTTTTTAATAAGATTAAGATTGAAGAATTGTACATAAATTTTTGAGGAAGAAGTACTTAACGTGAAATATATCTTCGCACAATAACCAACTACCGCGGAGCAAATAGGTGCCAACACTTTTAAATTAGCCTTGGTCTTGCAGAGTTGGGTTATAACTGTCACCTGTGATTAAAAACATATTGTTTGAATGAGCAGTCTTTAAATAAAACAAGTATTTGAAAACTAATTACATTTAAACAAAAACCTATTTTAAGGGCTTATTAAGATAATCTATCAATGATATATTAACATTTTGACTTAATATGTATTCAAATTAGTGGTTAAAAGTTCACAAGTATGACCATCAAAGTCAAACGTGGCTtattattttgaaattgatcGAGTTAGTAGTTACCAGTCCAATGGCAGCTGAAATGAGGAATTTCACCCAGTCAAATGGAGTTAATCCTGGATTCTTCTTTTCGGGCTACAAAGAAATGAGAAAATtgtcaaaagaatgaaacaaaatGGAATGTTGTATGGTTCACAACAAGGAAATAAGTACTTTAAAGTGTTTAAAGTGATAGAGAAGCGAGAAAGAGACATACAAGAACTAATTCCATATCAGCCATGGGAATGTGTTTGAAGTGCTTCACATAAATTGCTCTACCATCTTCTTTTGTAGAATGTAGTCTGCATGGTTTCTACACGTATGAAGTTAAGAGAAATATTCTTTATGGTTTAAGAAAAAGGGGTTACTAGTTTCAAATATATCTTTAATGCTTATGTTGTGAAGAACATCACATGTTTTGGATGTTATTTTATGAATAATTTATCATCAAATATTAAAGTAAAATACAACAAGAATCTAGAGAAAATTAcctatataaaataataatctTCTCAAATGTTGGCTCTTGGATTGTTGTTTTACTGATTAGGTTGCAAATGCTGAGTAAAAGCAGAATGTCAAAACACTCGAAACAACAAAGATGTGAAATACATACTGTTGCACATTAACCAAATAAGTCTAAATTACATATTTCTCACACTGAAAATCCTATCATGAATCAGTGTAGGAAGATTTATCTCAACCATGCACTATCAGATTCAAACACATGGATATTCATGCTTTAGTGCTAGAGAACTTTAATAGTTTCAATGAAAAAAATACTATTCACTAATGCACTACTAGCTATTAGCAAAAGAAAGTACGAGAATCTATTTCAAACCTGAGATTCATATTCTGAATACGAATCCTTTCGATGAATAAGTCATGTTCatcgccatcatcatcatcttcatcataTGTCCCTATTCCTTCTTGTTGTTCTTGATTTCCCATGTACCGTAACCTTCTCTTCTTTGAGAAGAACTTTCTCATACTGCACCACAAACATACAGAAATAGAATAAGGTGATTGAAATGTGGATAGAATGTCAATAAGTTATCTGCTCAAAATTAGTGATGTGAACAAGAGGAAGCAGGGGAAAAGACTATGGGAAATCAGTGAAGTTAATAAGTAAGAAAACATTCCTATATGAAAATTGATCTGCCATAGTGTAATATAACTAaatctttttttaaaattaaccCACCTACAAGTGGTGGGTAGctgtttgttttttctttttttttgttgatgtcaacgtCAACCCACTTAAATTAATACATACTTGTATAACCTGACGTTAACAGGGAAAAAATTTAACAACTATGAAAATACAATGAGTGTAAAAGACCTAGGAATACAACCTAGAAGGGCTAGAAcattgtaaaaaaaattgataacatAGATATTGTAAAAAAGATATAAAAAgataatatatattattttatcacAAATAATATTTCTATACAAAGTATGATAGTCCATAACCATACACCTCTTGTGTAAAGAATAATAATCAAAATACAAGAGATTTTTCAAGTTGACATCATATATGTGTGAAAAATAATATGTGGACAAGCCATTTACATGTTAAAGCAAGATTTTATGTTAATGATCGAATTGGGACTCGtggttaataatttagtgacaTTTGGCTATAACTCTTACCACACTAAAATATGACAATTTCTCAATCATGATTTAAAATTTTGGAAGTTTAACCTAAAATGTTAATTTGCATTATAATGTTGAGGGTGTAAGAACGAAAAACATGTTATCGCTCtaccattaaaaaaaatcaagtttgatGGCTCAAGAAAAGATCCATAAGAATTTCATTTGGTAGCATTGAAAAAAATGAATTAACCATGAACCAATAGTAATACATGatatttttgtaacttttagaAAGTAAAATACGCAACTTAGTAGCATGATTTACTATATtgtaatttcaaaattcaagaacttACCCCCTCTAGAAATTTCCCTACATTATAAAGCCAAAATGTAATCCATTCTACAATACTAATGAGTATCAAAGAAAGATAAAATCCTACTGgtcatattaattatttttgctGCTAAATGCCACAATACAACACCAATGTCTTTCAAGTTTTTTAACAAGCTGAAGTTTTCTTTTCACATTTGAGTAGGAAGTTCAACTGTAATAATTTTAGCATGGTATTAGATTTTCACATATAAGAGGAATTTACCAATGAGGTCTTGACCTAGTGGttaataggtctcaggttcaaatccccccccccccccatttttAATATTCATACGAGCATCGAACCACCAAATTGAATTTTTTCTTACATTAAattacaatttttattttactaAGTAATTCTTAAGTATATGTCATTAATGATCTCCCTGGTAGAACTTACACTCACACATTAGAATGAAGAAGACCATCAAAATCAACCATGTTACATTTTATTCAATTACTTGACTTACCCAGTTAATCTTAAGAATCCTTGCACGGTACGTGAAATAAGAGCATCGATTTTCCATTGAATAAAGTAAGCAGTCATTTGATCCAATCCGAAACCTCGCCGAAAAATTATATACTACATTAAGCAAAACAACTAGATGAATTACCAAAGGGGCCAGGAAAAGTAAAACACTCAGTGAAATTGATAGACTTCTAAAAAGGAACtacaaatacgaagtataatgtATTTTCTTCGTAAGAATAACTCAGATTATGGGCAAATGAACAACGTACCATTAATCATGCAAACACATTTCTCCTTAATGTCCTACCATTATATTACAACATAATATGCAACATTTAAAATCTCTTTATTTACGATAAAATGTTTTCGccatttattaataaaaattgtTACAATTTTGAGCACAAATGGTACATCACGATTTTACACCCTAGTGTAAAGtttaatcaaataaaatatttaatgaAAAAGTATCACAATTAatttaatgttcaaataaagttggCCTTAAACAATACATTATTTGTTGATTTGAGTTATCTAAACATTTTGGCAGGTGGAAGAGACATTTTTATGTTATGCGGCTTATATTTCAATGATCCAGTCTCTACTGATTATTGTCCTCTTATTTATATATTAAGATTTTCTTTTGTTCTATGAAAGACAAAGTTTCGAGTGTTAATACATACCATTCGTTACCTGGGGCGGAAAAAGGTGTGTAAGAACAACAATGATTTTTAGGttttgaaatataaatgttGGAAATGATCATGCCAttattagtaatgttttatggtAGCTTTTTGTCTTC
This Spinacia oleracea cultivar Varoflay chromosome 6, BTI_SOV_V1, whole genome shotgun sequence DNA region includes the following protein-coding sequences:
- the LOC110804912 gene encoding uncharacterized protein isoform X1 — translated: MGKKKKEIIQLDRESVIPIVKNKLIHGLTQLIESKLERDEFSTFCKRVEYTIRAWYHVQFDEMMQLFTLFEPVVGARKLEDLNLSEDEIDELEQKFLVLLFQMMNKSNFKIVTNQEIEVAASGKYCLNLPIKVDEAKLNSTLLRRYFAKHPQDNLPYFADQYIIFRRGFGLDQMTAYFIQWKIDALISRTVQGFLRLTGMRKFFSKKRRLRYMGNQEQQEGIGTYDEDDDDGDEHDLFIERIRIQNMNLSICNLISKTTIQEPTFEKIIILYRLHSTKEDGRAIYVKHFKHIPMADMELVLPEKKNPGLTPFDWVKFLISAAIGLVTVITQLCKTKANLKVLAPICSAVVGYCAKIYFTFQKNLKDYQSLITRSMYDKQLDSGRGTLLHLCDDVIQQEVKEVIIAFFVLMKYGKFTCQDLDHKCEELISEKFNEQCNFDVDDAIHKLEKLGIVYKDQIERYSSVDVKKANDFIGTTTEEVVTNASQGEQ
- the LOC110804912 gene encoding uncharacterized protein isoform X3, with translation MKLMSLSKSFLFFYFSIHFTLLSFKMMNKSNFKIVTNQEIEVAASGKYCLNLPIKVDEAKLNSTLLRRYFAKHPQDNLPYFADQYIIFRRGFGLDQMTAYFIQWKIDALISRTVQGFLRLTGMRKFFSKKRRLRYMGNQEQQEGIGTYDEDDDDGDEHDLFIERIRIQNMNLSICNLISKTTIQEPTFEKIIILYRLHSTKEDGRAIYVKHFKHIPMADMELVLPEKKNPGLTPFDWVKFLISAAIGLVTVITQLCKTKANLKVLAPICSAVVGYCAKIYFTFQKNLKDYQSLITRSMYDKQLDSGRGTLLHLCDDVIQQEVKEVIIAFFVLMKYGKFTCQDLDHKCEELISEKFNEQCNFDVDDAIHKLEKLGIVYKDQIERYSSVDVKKANDFIGTTTEEVVTNASQGEQ
- the LOC110804912 gene encoding uncharacterized protein isoform X2, encoding MGKKKKEIIQLDRESVIPIVKNKLIHGLTQLIESKLERDEFSTFCKRVEYTIRAWYHVQFDEMMQLFTLFEPVVGARKLEDLNLSEDEIDELEQKFLVLLFQMMNKSNFKIVTNQEIEVAASGKYCLNLPIKVDEAKLNSTLLRRYFAKHPQDNLPYFADQYIIFRRGFGLDQMTAYFIQWKIDALISRTVQGFLRLTGMRKFFSKKRRLRYMGNQEQQEGIGTYDEDDDDGDEHDLFIERIRIQNMNLSICNLISKTTIQEPTFEKIIILYRLHSTKEDGRAIYVKHFKHIPMADMELVLPEKKNPGLTPFDWVKFLISAAIGLVTVITQLCKTKANLKVLAPICSAVVGYCAKIYFTFQKNLKDYQSLITRSMYDKQLDSGRGTLLHLCDDVIQQEVKEVIIAFFVLMKYGKFTCQMMLFTS